CGCCCAGCGACCCGACGCAGGTCGACGGCCTGCTCGACGCGGCCGGCTACCAGGCCGGTCTGGACACCTGAGCCGGACGTTCCGCCCCGGCGTGCGGCTCGCGTACGCCTGATAGGTTTTTCCCACCATCAACCTCGACTGTCGCTTGAGGGTTGCGACGGTCGGTCGCGGGAGGACACATGCCGTTCTGCACCCAGTGCGGACACCAGAATCCGGACGATGCTCGGTTCTGCGCCCAGTGCGGCACGCGGCTCCAGACCGCAGCCGCGACGGACGCCACGCCGGGATCGGCGGCCGGGTCGACGGACTCGCCGAGCGAGACCACCGCGACGATCACCTTCGGCGTCCCGCCGAAGGCCGACGCTGACGATGGCGGCCTCAACGACGCCGACGCTGCCGCGGTCGACGCGCTGCCCGCGGGGAGCGCACTGCTGGTCGTGCAGCGCGGCCCGGGCGCAGGCAGCCGCTTCCTGCTCGACGTCGACCAGGTCAACGCGGGTCGACACCCCGAGAGCGAGATCTTCCTCGACGACGTCACCGTCTCGCGGCGGCACGCGGAGTTCCGTCGTAGCGACGACGGTTTCTCGGTCAGCGACGTCGGGAGCCTCAACGGCACCTACGTCAACCGCGACCGCATCGACGGTGCCGTCCTGCTGCAGAACGGCGACGAGGTCCAGATCGGCAAGTTCCGCCTGGTCTTCTTCGCCAGCAGCCAGGGCTGAGGCCCGTGGCTCCGGCCTCCCGCGCAGAGACTGCGCGGGCGCGGATGAGCATCGGCGAGGTGCTCGGTGCCCTGCGCGCCGACTTCCCCGATGTGAGCATCTCCAAGATCCGGTTCCTCGAGGCCGAGGGACTGGTCGAGCCCGAGCGCACGCAGGCGGGCTACCGCAAGTTCTCGCATGCCGACGTCGAGCGCCTGCGCTACGTCCTGCAGTGCCAGCGTGAGCATTACCTGCCACTGAAGGTCATCAAGGAGCACCTCGACGCGATCGACCGGGGCCTGGAGCCGCCGGAGGTCCCCGGCGCCGCGCCGCGCGTGCCGCGGATGGTCCTCCAGGGCGACGGCCCCGACCCGGCGAGCTTCGCCGCCGAGCCCAGCGACCTGCGCCTCACCCGCGCCGAGCTGCTCGAGGCGGCCGGGATCGATGAGGCGATCCTCGGTGACCTGGAGAACTTCGGCCTGGTGCGCCCCCGGTCCAGCAGCAGTGCGCCGTACGACGCCGACGCGGTGCTGATCGCGCGCACGGCCGGTGAGCTCGCGGCGTACGGCGTGGAGCCCCGGCACCTGCGCGCGTTCCGCACCGCGGCCGACCGCGAGATCGGGCTCGTCGAGCAGGTGGTCGAGCCGCTGCGGCGCAGCCGCGACGCCGGGGCGCATGGTCGCGCCGAGGAGACGATCAGCCAGATGGCGTCGTTGTCCGTCCGGCTGCACGCGGCGCTGGTGCGCGCCGGCCTGCGCGCCCGCTGACCGTGCGGAGTCCCCGAGTAGGGTGGACGACGTGCGCGAGGTAGAGGTGATCGGAGTCCGGGTCGAGATGCCGTCGAACAACCCGATCGTGCTGTTGCGCGAGAGTGCGGGGGACCGGTACCTGCCGATCTGGATCGGTGCGGTCGAGGCGACGGCGATCGCGTTCGCCCAGCAGGGCGTCGTCCCCCCGCGGCCGCTGACCCACGACCTGCTGCGCGACCTGCTCGAGGCGACCGGCAACGCGCTCACCGAGGTGCGGATCACCGAGATGCGCGACGGGGTCTTCTACGCCATGCTGGCGCTCGCCTCCGGAGTCGAGGTGAGCGCCCGTCCCTCGGACTCGATCGCGCTGGCGCTGCGCACCGGTGCGCGGATCGTCTGCGCCGACGACGTGCTCGAGGAGGCCGGCCTCGAAGTGCCGGACGAGCAGGAGGACGAGGTCGAGAAGTTCCGCGAGTTCCTCGACCACGTGACGCCCGAGGACTTCGAGCAGGGCTGACGAAGCGGTACGACGAGCAACTCTCAACCTCAACTTGAGGGTGCGACACGTCGGCGTGGCGAGGGTGCGGGTCGTTGACCACGGTCCATGCGCGGCTTACGGTGAGTGATGTCTTCGCTGTAACTCCATCGTTGTGCTCTGACCCAGGGCCGGCGACTTCCCCCTCGGAGTCACGCTGAGCGAACGAAAGCTGGAGGACCAGGTGGGCACTGTGAACGATGCAGGCGGCCGCGAGCACGACTCGCAGACCGACGCGCAACTCGAGGCGGCGGCCGTGGCCGAGGAGCAGGGGCTGCTGTTCACCGAGGACGTCTCCCCGCTGCCGAGCGACAGCGGCTACCGCGGTCCGACGGCGTGCAACGCCGCCGGCATCAC
The nucleotide sequence above comes from Nocardioides massiliensis. Encoded proteins:
- a CDS encoding FHA domain-containing protein is translated as MPFCTQCGHQNPDDARFCAQCGTRLQTAAATDATPGSAAGSTDSPSETTATITFGVPPKADADDGGLNDADAAAVDALPAGSALLVVQRGPGAGSRFLLDVDQVNAGRHPESEIFLDDVTVSRRHAEFRRSDDGFSVSDVGSLNGTYVNRDRIDGAVLLQNGDEVQIGKFRLVFFASSQG
- the ftsR gene encoding transcriptional regulator FtsR codes for the protein MSIGEVLGALRADFPDVSISKIRFLEAEGLVEPERTQAGYRKFSHADVERLRYVLQCQREHYLPLKVIKEHLDAIDRGLEPPEVPGAAPRVPRMVLQGDGPDPASFAAEPSDLRLTRAELLEAAGIDEAILGDLENFGLVRPRSSSSAPYDADAVLIARTAGELAAYGVEPRHLRAFRTAADREIGLVEQVVEPLRRSRDAGAHGRAEETISQMASLSVRLHAALVRAGLRAR
- a CDS encoding bifunctional nuclease family protein; protein product: MREVEVIGVRVEMPSNNPIVLLRESAGDRYLPIWIGAVEATAIAFAQQGVVPPRPLTHDLLRDLLEATGNALTEVRITEMRDGVFYAMLALASGVEVSARPSDSIALALRTGARIVCADDVLEEAGLEVPDEQEDEVEKFREFLDHVTPEDFEQG